In one window of Agrobacterium larrymoorei DNA:
- a CDS encoding DUF1365 domain-containing protein, with the protein MTLRSAIYAGKVAHARHRPHAHKLNYRVFSLLLDLDELPLMDATLRLFSHNRFAVFSFHDKDHGLGEKGGLKDWCGTRLRDAGIELKTDDLRVEMLCYPRIFGYVFNPLTVYFCHDRTDGDRLVAILYEVCNTFHERHTYIIPTPDAEAKTVRHSCGKEMYVSPFVPMDCTYDFRIQPPQEAVQIAINERDAEGDLLFASFSGKRRPLTDGALARSFLSHPLMTLKIMGAIHWEALILWVKGNPLYRHKAAESRIASSVPATAATLGGMNNEPR; encoded by the coding sequence ATGACGTTGCGCTCTGCGATCTATGCCGGAAAAGTGGCGCATGCGCGCCACCGCCCGCATGCGCACAAGCTCAATTACCGCGTCTTCTCGCTGCTGCTCGATCTGGATGAACTGCCGTTGATGGACGCGACGCTGCGGCTGTTTTCGCATAATCGTTTTGCCGTCTTCAGCTTTCACGACAAGGACCATGGCCTTGGCGAAAAGGGCGGACTGAAGGACTGGTGCGGAACGCGGCTGCGCGATGCGGGCATCGAACTCAAGACCGATGACCTGCGGGTGGAGATGCTTTGTTATCCGCGCATTTTCGGCTATGTGTTCAATCCGCTGACGGTCTATTTCTGCCATGACCGCACGGATGGAGACCGGCTGGTCGCCATTCTCTATGAGGTGTGCAACACCTTTCACGAGCGCCACACCTACATCATTCCCACGCCGGATGCCGAGGCGAAAACGGTCCGCCACTCCTGCGGCAAGGAGATGTATGTCTCGCCCTTCGTGCCGATGGACTGCACCTATGATTTCCGCATCCAGCCGCCGCAGGAGGCGGTGCAGATCGCCATCAATGAACGCGATGCGGAAGGCGATCTTCTGTTTGCATCCTTTTCCGGCAAGCGCCGCCCGCTGACCGATGGCGCTCTGGCCAGATCTTTTCTTTCTCACCCGCTGATGACGCTAAAAATCATGGGCGCCATTCACTGGGAGGCCCTGATCCTCTGGGTGAAGGGCAATCCGCTTTACCGGCACAAGGCGGCTGAAAGCCGCATTGCGAGCTCTGTGCCCGCAACTGCCGCAACTTTGGGAGGCATGAACAATGAGCCACGCTGA
- a CDS encoding SAM-dependent methyltransferase, whose translation MSHAEQETRPFLTSSAPLWQRMICRRLSGLTHGRLTLVFPGGQEYVLQGAENGPHGVISINRGRLVRRLLTGGNMGFARAYMDGDWDSPDISTLIEVTLANEHNWLSLSEPSRLVAAIDYLRHRLRRNSKAGSRRNIAFHYDLGNDFYRAWLDETMTYSSALFTRPGETLAEAQNAKYDRIVEELNIGPDDHVLEIGCGWGGFAEYAMAKTGCRVTGLTLSQEQASFARNRLAEAGLSARSDIRLEDYRDCQGQFSKIVSIEMFEAVGEENWPTYFRRVRELLAPGGKAVVQVITIDEARFDEYRRNADFIQTYIFPGGMLPSITAFREAASAQGLTTTDELRFGKDYDRTLMLWDRAFISNWERIEPLGFDERFRRMWQYYLHYCAAGFRTERIDVVQFTLEN comes from the coding sequence ATGAGCCACGCTGAACAGGAAACGCGTCCGTTTCTCACCTCCAGTGCGCCTCTGTGGCAGCGAATGATCTGCCGCAGACTGAGCGGCCTGACCCATGGACGCCTTACCCTGGTGTTTCCGGGGGGGCAGGAATATGTGCTGCAAGGGGCCGAGAACGGCCCGCATGGCGTGATTTCGATCAATCGCGGACGGCTGGTCCGGCGTCTTCTGACCGGCGGCAATATGGGATTTGCCCGTGCCTATATGGATGGCGATTGGGACAGCCCTGATATTTCCACGCTGATCGAAGTGACGCTGGCCAACGAACACAACTGGCTTTCGCTTTCCGAGCCATCGCGCCTCGTGGCCGCGATAGACTATCTACGCCACCGCCTGCGCCGCAACTCCAAGGCGGGCAGCCGCCGCAACATCGCTTTCCATTACGATCTGGGCAACGATTTCTACCGGGCATGGCTGGACGAGACCATGACCTACTCCTCCGCGCTGTTCACGCGTCCCGGAGAAACGCTGGCGGAAGCGCAGAATGCGAAATATGACCGCATCGTTGAGGAGTTGAACATCGGTCCTGACGATCATGTGCTGGAAATTGGCTGCGGCTGGGGCGGCTTTGCCGAATATGCCATGGCCAAAACCGGTTGCCGCGTGACGGGGCTGACGCTTTCGCAGGAACAGGCAAGTTTTGCCCGCAACCGGCTTGCCGAAGCGGGTCTCTCCGCCCGGTCCGATATCCGGCTGGAAGATTACCGCGACTGCCAGGGGCAGTTTTCCAAGATCGTTTCCATCGAGATGTTCGAAGCCGTGGGCGAGGAAAACTGGCCGACCTATTTCCGGCGCGTGCGCGAGCTTCTGGCACCGGGCGGCAAGGCCGTGGTTCAGGTCATCACCATCGATGAGGCGCGGTTCGATGAATACCGGCGCAATGCCGATTTCATTCAGACCTACATTTTCCCCGGCGGCATGCTGCCCTCGATCACCGCTTTCCGCGAGGCTGCCTCTGCCCAAGGCCTGACCACCACCGACGAGTTGCGCTTCGGCAAAGACTATGACCGCACGCTGATGCTCTGGGACCGCGCCTTCATCTCCAACTGGGAGCGGATCGAACCCCTCGGCTTCGATGAGCGCTTCCGCCGGATGTGGCAGTACTACCTGCATTATTGTGCGGCTGGCTTCCGCACAGAGCGGATCGATGTCGTGCAGTTTACCCTGGAGAACTGA
- a CDS encoding DUF982 domain-containing protein: MKQTVWTEPVEVNFDKNTRNVISGPFDALALMSENWPHVRGLTFVRARSACRAALDGRKTPEEARRCFEDAISEAKLNGPH; the protein is encoded by the coding sequence ATGAAACAGACTGTATGGACAGAGCCTGTCGAAGTGAATTTCGACAAAAATACCAGAAACGTTATTTCCGGCCCATTTGATGCACTGGCGCTGATGTCGGAAAATTGGCCGCATGTGCGTGGCCTGACGTTCGTTCGGGCCAGAAGCGCGTGCCGCGCGGCGCTTGACGGGCGCAAGACCCCGGAAGAAGCACGCCGCTGCTTTGAAGATGCCATTTCGGAAGCGAAGTTGAACGGGCCGCATTAA
- a CDS encoding PRC-barrel domain-containing protein encodes MVHHEPRAGQDPYVKDTPSFIASDKVEGTNVYGADGKKIGSIQRIILEKRGGRVAYAVLSFGGFMGIGDEYYPLPWEKLHYDEELDGYRVDLTKDQIENAPRFADREDDSWYGRDDRKVYDYYGVPPYWM; translated from the coding sequence ATGGTCCATCATGAACCCCGCGCCGGTCAGGATCCTTATGTGAAGGACACGCCAAGCTTCATTGCCAGCGACAAGGTCGAAGGCACGAATGTCTATGGCGCAGATGGCAAGAAGATCGGCTCCATCCAGCGCATCATCTTGGAAAAGCGCGGCGGCCGCGTGGCTTATGCGGTGCTGAGCTTCGGCGGTTTCATGGGCATCGGTGATGAATATTATCCGCTGCCGTGGGAAAAGCTGCATTACGATGAAGAGCTGGATGGCTATCGCGTCGATCTCACCAAGGACCAGATCGAAAACGCACCGCGTTTTGCAGATCGTGAAGACGATAGCTGGTATGGCCGCGATGACCGCAAGGTCTATGACTATTACGGCGTGCCGCCATACTGGATGTAA
- a CDS encoding helix-turn-helix domain-containing protein: MAFRPRMETDISGFSVIGGPRTRVWDGVVADLWDVRCSPNAGGHYVGKDPRLVFMLDVQADAGGRFTMQHRKRGQHNFSIAEPITYVPADEQLWTDLSGVRFLRHLDLHFDAAALSKRLMQDLDQEALLSPRLMFHDERLLALAGLIASECDNDNPLHQLYGESLVLALLTDFLKVRPGPAKKRTKLAAWQLRSATDYMREHCLRGIRLQELAELTNLSQSQFSHAFKASTGLPPHQWQMRARIDRVKEMLREGKMPLTEVAMLTGFSDQAHFSRVFRKMVGVSPSIWQRHHH; encoded by the coding sequence ATGGCGTTCCGCCCCCGAATGGAAACTGATATCAGCGGCTTCTCCGTCATCGGAGGGCCGCGCACCCGTGTCTGGGATGGCGTGGTGGCGGATCTCTGGGATGTGCGCTGCTCGCCAAATGCAGGCGGCCATTATGTCGGCAAGGACCCGCGGCTCGTTTTCATGCTGGATGTGCAGGCGGATGCGGGCGGGCGCTTCACCATGCAGCACCGCAAGCGCGGCCAGCATAATTTCTCCATCGCCGAGCCGATCACCTATGTTCCCGCCGATGAGCAGCTCTGGACCGATCTCTCCGGCGTGCGTTTTCTAAGACATCTCGATCTGCATTTCGATGCAGCAGCCCTCAGCAAACGACTGATGCAGGATCTCGATCAGGAGGCGCTGCTCAGCCCGCGCCTGATGTTCCATGATGAGCGACTTCTCGCATTGGCCGGTCTCATCGCCTCCGAATGCGATAACGACAATCCGCTGCACCAGCTTTACGGTGAAAGCCTCGTGCTGGCGCTGCTGACGGATTTCCTGAAAGTCCGGCCCGGCCCTGCGAAAAAGCGCACGAAGCTTGCGGCATGGCAGTTGCGCAGCGCCACCGATTATATGCGCGAACATTGCCTGCGCGGCATCCGCCTTCAGGAACTGGCTGAGCTTACCAACCTTTCCCAATCCCAGTTCAGCCACGCTTTCAAGGCCTCCACCGGCCTGCCTCCACATCAATGGCAGATGCGCGCACGCATCGACCGGGTGAAGGAGATGCTACGCGAGGGCAAGATGCCGCTCACCGAGGTCGCCATGCTTACCGGCTTTTCGGATCAGGCACATTTCTCCCGTGTTTTCAGAAAGATGGTCGGCGTCTCCCCCTCCATCTGGCAGCGCCACCACCACTAA
- a CDS encoding DUF2218 domain-containing protein → MLEARSELKTESGSKYLVQLFKHFAHKIDVTYDEKHGECQFDFGAAKLDAEAERLNIFVSAPDQEKLERAKSVVESHLLRFAFREEIESLSWH, encoded by the coding sequence ATGCTGGAAGCAAGGTCGGAGCTCAAGACGGAGAGCGGTTCCAAATATCTCGTTCAGCTATTCAAGCATTTCGCCCACAAGATCGATGTCACCTATGACGAAAAGCATGGCGAATGCCAGTTCGATTTCGGTGCGGCAAAGCTCGATGCGGAAGCAGAACGCCTGAATATCTTCGTCTCGGCACCCGATCAGGAAAAGCTGGAGCGGGCAAAGTCCGTGGTGGAAAGCCACCTCCTGCGCTTCGCGTTTCGCGAAGAAATCGAGAGCCTGAGCTGGCACTGA
- a CDS encoding TonB-dependent siderophore receptor produces MKKTNHILLTRLLTGTALLVLGVPHASFAQEAGTTVLEQITVQGAGDATGTGPVDGYVAKKSTSGSKSDTPLKEIPQSVSVIGREELDDRAVVTKVDEALRYTPGVLTQQFGVDADTDWFYLRGFDASQTGVFLDGLNLFSYAFGNFQIDAYSLERVEVLKGASSVIYGGANPGGIVQLTSKRPQDEPIRQTEVGINNFGNAFFGFDLGDKIDEEGVWKYRVTGKVAGGDTYTDYSNDLRGFIMPQISFEPDAQTSATVYGYFSALDQVHTGNSFLPYEGTVVNGSFGKISRDSFFSEPDMDKGRAYQSLVGYEISHEFDNGWKLSQNARYAYLNKHETGVFGNGLTAVGSDTLNRFASDEVSKVDSFNIDNRAEKEFETGALDHNLLLGLDYKHFQLDRVQRAGSADPINVVNPVYTGNYTLGSPYADELITQQQLGVYAQDRIRFGDGWLVTLNGRYDYVDTDVENRIGASRSSNDSALSGRAGLAYEFDNGLTPYVSASTFFNPLVDSLANGETAKPEEGHQFETGVKYEPDFFDGTLNASVFKLVKQNAIVSYTDSNNKFVSGQFGEVESQGVELEAKVNLNENWKALAAYSYTDIEITEDANPNLIGKSPWLIPNHTASLWLDYSFTNDTLEGLSLGGGVRFKGKSYADQLNQLEVPSAAVFDAAIRYEKNDWTASVNVANLFDKEYVAGCAGANVCAWGDSRTITFKLSKKW; encoded by the coding sequence GTGAAAAAGACCAACCATATCCTCCTCACCCGTCTTCTGACGGGAACAGCACTCCTCGTTCTCGGCGTGCCGCATGCGTCCTTTGCCCAAGAAGCCGGCACGACTGTCCTCGAACAGATCACCGTGCAGGGCGCAGGAGACGCGACAGGCACCGGCCCCGTGGATGGCTATGTCGCCAAGAAATCCACCTCCGGCTCCAAGTCGGACACGCCGCTGAAGGAAATTCCGCAGTCGGTGTCGGTCATTGGTCGCGAAGAGCTCGATGACCGTGCAGTCGTCACAAAGGTAGACGAAGCACTGCGCTACACACCGGGAGTTCTGACCCAGCAATTCGGTGTCGATGCGGATACTGACTGGTTCTATCTGCGAGGCTTCGATGCGAGCCAGACAGGGGTTTTTCTCGACGGTCTCAACCTGTTTTCTTACGCGTTTGGAAACTTTCAAATCGATGCTTACAGCCTCGAACGCGTGGAGGTATTGAAGGGTGCGTCTTCAGTAATCTACGGTGGCGCAAATCCCGGCGGTATCGTTCAGTTGACCAGCAAACGTCCGCAGGACGAGCCGATCCGTCAGACTGAAGTCGGCATCAATAATTTTGGCAACGCATTCTTCGGTTTCGATCTGGGTGACAAGATCGATGAAGAGGGTGTCTGGAAATATCGCGTAACGGGCAAGGTTGCCGGTGGGGATACCTACACCGACTATTCCAATGATCTTCGTGGCTTCATCATGCCGCAAATTTCATTCGAGCCGGACGCGCAGACAAGCGCTACGGTGTACGGCTACTTCTCGGCACTGGATCAGGTGCACACAGGTAACAGCTTCCTTCCATATGAAGGAACTGTGGTGAACGGTTCTTTCGGCAAGATTTCTCGGGATAGTTTCTTCTCGGAACCGGACATGGACAAGGGCCGCGCCTATCAGTCGTTGGTCGGTTACGAAATCAGCCACGAATTCGACAATGGCTGGAAGCTAAGCCAGAACGCTCGCTACGCATATTTGAACAAGCACGAGACTGGCGTCTTCGGTAACGGCTTGACAGCTGTCGGTTCCGATACCCTCAATCGTTTTGCGTCTGACGAAGTGAGTAAAGTCGACAGTTTCAATATCGACAATCGCGCGGAAAAAGAGTTCGAAACCGGCGCGCTCGATCACAATCTACTGCTGGGTCTGGATTACAAACACTTCCAGCTGGACCGCGTTCAGCGCGCTGGCAGTGCGGACCCAATCAATGTCGTAAACCCTGTCTATACGGGAAATTACACGCTCGGCTCGCCCTATGCGGATGAACTCATCACGCAGCAGCAACTCGGTGTTTATGCGCAGGACCGCATTCGGTTCGGTGATGGCTGGCTGGTTACGCTCAATGGCCGCTATGACTATGTCGACACGGATGTCGAAAACCGGATAGGTGCATCAAGAAGCTCCAACGACAGCGCCTTGAGCGGTCGCGCTGGGCTTGCCTATGAATTCGACAACGGTTTGACGCCTTACGTTTCGGCCTCCACCTTTTTCAATCCGCTGGTCGATAGTCTCGCAAACGGCGAAACCGCAAAGCCGGAAGAAGGACATCAATTCGAAACCGGCGTGAAATATGAGCCGGACTTCTTCGACGGTACCTTGAACGCCTCTGTCTTCAAACTCGTCAAGCAGAACGCCATTGTTTCTTATACCGACAGTAACAATAAGTTCGTCAGCGGCCAGTTCGGAGAGGTCGAGTCTCAAGGTGTTGAGCTTGAAGCCAAGGTCAATCTCAATGAAAACTGGAAGGCGCTTGCAGCTTATTCCTATACGGATATCGAAATCACGGAAGACGCCAATCCTAATCTCATCGGCAAGTCCCCTTGGCTCATTCCCAACCACACCGCGTCTCTCTGGCTTGATTACAGTTTTACAAACGATACACTCGAGGGCTTGAGCCTCGGTGGTGGAGTGCGTTTCAAGGGCAAATCCTATGCTGATCAGTTGAACCAGCTGGAAGTTCCAAGTGCGGCAGTGTTCGATGCAGCGATCCGCTACGAGAAGAATGATTGGACGGCTTCGGTCAATGTCGCAAATCTGTTCGACAAGGAATATGTCGCAGGTTGCGCTGGCGCAAATGTCTGCGCATGGGGCGATAGCCGCACCATCACCTTCAAGCTCTCCAAAAAGTGGTAA
- a CDS encoding ABC transporter permease, whose protein sequence is MVSETASHTPINSRPRVTSAIWWLVASVCVAALALLPILALVTEAVQGSQGLWAHLGETVLANALPETLILLSGVGLLAGVLGTATAWLVAAHDFPGRKILEWALLLPLAMPTYIMAYAYLDILHPLGPVQGAIRWLLGYSSPREFRLADIRSMTGCILLLGFVLYPYVYIPVRAMFLTQAGNLLEAARMLGTSRRSLFLRVAVPLARPAIAVGVSLALMEALNDIGASEFLGVRTLTVSIYTTWVTKSDLPGAAQIALCMLLLVVALVALERWARRRQRYSLSAQKSKVLEPLRIKGAYGWLALGLCGLPILIGFAGPALYLVVEAWKRYQFSGLSSRFAAEAFNTVAFAGTATIVTLFFGLVVAYALRLVPGKASLWSFRLATVGYAAPGTVIAIGVLIALGSFDRFVDQTMQTLFGISTGLLLIGSGAALIFAYTARFLTIAAGGIDAGLSRIPTSFDHAARTLGRTPGATFRHVHLPLSKAALAAAGLLVFVDCVKELPATLLLRPLNFETFSTQLYGEAARGTYEEASIAALAIVLIGILPVMLLARIGRHQTGKP, encoded by the coding sequence ATGGTCTCCGAAACTGCCAGCCACACACCGATCAATTCCAGACCGCGCGTCACATCGGCGATCTGGTGGCTGGTGGCGTCCGTCTGCGTAGCAGCGCTGGCGCTTCTGCCAATTCTGGCACTGGTAACGGAGGCGGTTCAGGGCTCGCAAGGGCTTTGGGCGCATCTTGGCGAAACGGTACTTGCCAATGCCCTGCCTGAAACACTGATCCTGCTGTCAGGCGTCGGTCTTCTTGCCGGTGTGCTGGGAACGGCAACCGCATGGCTTGTTGCGGCGCATGATTTTCCCGGTCGAAAAATCCTGGAATGGGCGCTGCTTCTGCCGCTCGCCATGCCGACCTATATCATGGCCTACGCCTATCTCGATATTCTCCATCCGCTCGGGCCGGTGCAGGGGGCAATCCGTTGGCTGCTGGGCTATTCCAGCCCGAGAGAATTTCGCCTCGCCGATATTCGCTCCATGACTGGCTGCATCCTGCTGCTCGGCTTCGTGCTTTACCCTTATGTCTATATTCCCGTGCGGGCCATGTTTCTCACGCAGGCGGGCAATCTGCTCGAAGCCGCGCGCATGCTCGGCACCTCTCGACGCTCCCTGTTCCTTCGCGTTGCCGTTCCGCTCGCCCGCCCGGCGATCGCAGTCGGCGTCAGCCTGGCATTGATGGAAGCCTTGAACGATATCGGGGCCTCCGAATTCCTCGGTGTTCGAACGTTGACCGTATCTATCTATACGACCTGGGTCACCAAATCGGATTTGCCGGGGGCAGCGCAAATTGCGCTTTGCATGCTGCTGCTCGTCGTGGCGCTGGTCGCCCTGGAACGCTGGGCGCGACGCAGGCAGCGCTACTCGCTGTCTGCCCAAAAAAGCAAGGTGCTGGAGCCTCTGCGAATAAAGGGCGCGTATGGCTGGCTGGCTCTCGGCCTCTGCGGCCTGCCGATCCTCATCGGATTTGCCGGTCCCGCACTCTACCTCGTCGTGGAAGCCTGGAAGCGCTATCAGTTCAGCGGGCTTTCTTCGCGCTTTGCCGCGGAAGCCTTCAACACTGTCGCCTTCGCAGGCACAGCTACCATCGTCACGCTCTTCTTCGGCCTTGTGGTGGCTTATGCCCTGCGCCTCGTTCCCGGAAAAGCCTCTCTCTGGTCCTTCCGTTTGGCAACGGTCGGCTATGCCGCCCCCGGCACGGTGATTGCCATCGGCGTCCTGATCGCGCTTGGCAGCTTCGACCGCTTCGTTGATCAAACCATGCAAACGTTGTTCGGCATCTCCACCGGCCTGTTGTTGATCGGCAGCGGCGCAGCACTCATCTTTGCCTATACGGCCCGCTTTCTGACGATTGCCGCTGGCGGCATCGATGCCGGGCTCAGCCGCATTCCAACGTCTTTCGATCATGCCGCCCGCACCCTTGGCCGCACGCCGGGCGCAACGTTCCGCCATGTCCATCTGCCCCTGTCGAAAGCCGCTCTTGCCGCAGCAGGGCTGCTGGTCTTTGTGGATTGCGTGAAGGAACTACCGGCAACTCTCCTCCTGCGCCCGCTCAATTTCGAGACCTTCTCCACCCAGCTTTATGGCGAAGCCGCGCGCGGAACCTATGAGGAAGCCTCCATCGCAGCCCTCGCAATCGTCCTCATCGGCATTCTTCCGGTCATGCTTCTTGCGCGCATCGGCAGGCATCAAACAGGCAAGCCTTGA
- a CDS encoding Fe(3+) ABC transporter substrate-binding protein: protein MGSFYAKKIALLAGAATIALSGAANAAELNIYTTREPALIQPLLEAFTKESGVKVNTVFLKDGLAERVLSEGASSPADVLMTVDAGNLVDLVEKGVTQPVESEVLTKAIPAELRDAKGNWFALSMRARVLYAAKDLDLSSFNYEDLADAKWKGKVCIRSGQHPYNTALFADYVAHYGAEKTEEWLKGVKDNLARKAGGGDRDVAKDILGGICDIGLANSYYVGLMRSGKGGEDQVKWGEAIKVVLPTFKDGGTQVNISGAAVAKNAPNKAEAVKLLEYLASDEAQKIYAEANYEYPVKQGAALNEIVASFGTLKIDNKPLTEIVSHRKEASQLVDKVGFDN, encoded by the coding sequence ATGGGTTCTTTCTACGCCAAGAAGATTGCACTGCTTGCCGGTGCCGCCACTATCGCACTGTCCGGCGCTGCCAATGCGGCAGAGCTGAACATTTACACCACGCGCGAACCGGCCCTGATCCAGCCATTGCTGGAAGCCTTCACCAAGGAAAGCGGCGTCAAGGTCAACACCGTGTTCCTGAAGGACGGTCTGGCTGAGCGTGTCTTGAGCGAAGGCGCAAGCTCTCCGGCAGATGTTCTGATGACGGTGGATGCGGGCAATCTGGTCGATCTGGTCGAAAAGGGCGTCACCCAGCCGGTCGAGTCCGAAGTTCTCACCAAGGCTATTCCGGCTGAATTGCGTGATGCCAAGGGCAACTGGTTTGCGCTTTCCATGCGTGCCCGCGTTCTTTATGCCGCCAAGGATCTGGACCTGAGCAGCTTCAATTACGAAGATCTGGCGGACGCCAAGTGGAAGGGCAAGGTCTGCATTCGCTCCGGCCAGCATCCCTACAACACCGCCCTTTTTGCCGATTACGTCGCTCACTACGGCGCTGAAAAGACCGAAGAATGGCTGAAGGGCGTGAAGGATAATCTCGCCCGCAAGGCTGGCGGCGGTGACCGCGACGTGGCCAAGGACATCCTCGGCGGCATTTGCGATATCGGCCTTGCCAATTCCTACTATGTCGGCCTTATGCGCTCCGGCAAGGGCGGCGAGGATCAGGTGAAGTGGGGCGAGGCGATCAAGGTCGTTCTGCCAACCTTCAAGGATGGCGGCACGCAGGTCAATATTTCCGGTGCAGCCGTTGCCAAGAATGCGCCGAACAAGGCTGAGGCCGTTAAGCTTCTCGAATATCTGGCTTCCGATGAGGCGCAGAAGATTTATGCCGAAGCCAATTACGAATATCCGGTCAAGCAGGGTGCCGCCCTCAACGAAATCGTCGCCTCCTTCGGCACGCTCAAGATCGACAACAAGCCGCTGACGGAAATCGTGTCCCACCGCAAGGAAGCCAGCCAGCTGGTGGATAAGGTCGGCTTCGACAATTAA
- a CDS encoding ABC transporter ATP-binding protein → MAEVAALQLNGIGKTFAGVPVLADIDLSVSKGEIICLVGRSGCGKSTLLRIIAGVETPDFGAVRMNGAEIAGPSVFVEPEKRRIGFVFQDYALFPHLTVEQNVMFGLKGLPKAEARARAAEMIEHVRLSDLAKRYPHTLSGGEQQRVALARALAPKPDILLMDEPFSNLDRGLRDSVREETLGLLRALNTTAIMVTHDPEEALSAGDRVVLMQKGRIVQSGTGYEVHDNPVSRYAADFFCAFNKVEGRVRNGHLETPLGHFPHGGNLPEGTSAFAYIRPGAIDISGDPNAAAVNGHISSRVFMGEIEQLSIRVPGLADDLRVRSMKRAPAGLRDVRLSVDPSRVLIFTQD, encoded by the coding sequence ATGGCAGAAGTTGCAGCGCTACAGCTGAACGGTATCGGCAAGACATTTGCCGGTGTCCCCGTATTGGCGGATATCGATCTTTCGGTTTCGAAGGGAGAGATCATCTGCCTCGTCGGGCGTTCGGGCTGCGGCAAGTCCACACTTCTGCGCATCATCGCGGGCGTCGAAACGCCGGATTTCGGTGCGGTGCGCATGAATGGTGCGGAGATTGCCGGGCCTTCCGTCTTCGTGGAGCCGGAAAAGCGCCGCATCGGCTTCGTCTTTCAGGATTACGCACTTTTTCCCCATCTCACTGTCGAGCAGAACGTCATGTTCGGGCTGAAAGGGCTGCCGAAGGCCGAGGCGAGGGCACGCGCCGCCGAGATGATCGAGCATGTGCGCCTGTCCGATCTGGCCAAGCGCTATCCCCACACGCTGTCGGGCGGCGAGCAGCAGCGCGTGGCACTGGCGCGCGCGCTTGCGCCGAAGCCGGATATTCTTCTCATGGATGAGCCATTCTCCAACCTCGACCGCGGCCTTCGCGATAGCGTTCGTGAAGAGACGCTGGGGCTTCTGCGTGCGCTGAACACCACCGCCATCATGGTCACACACGATCCGGAAGAGGCGCTCTCCGCCGGAGATCGCGTCGTTCTCATGCAGAAAGGCCGCATCGTGCAATCGGGTACGGGATATGAGGTGCATGACAATCCTGTCAGCCGTTACGCGGCGGATTTCTTCTGCGCCTTCAACAAGGTGGAGGGCAGGGTGCGAAACGGCCATCTCGAAACGCCGCTCGGACATTTCCCGCATGGCGGAAATCTGCCGGAAGGCACCTCCGCCTTCGCCTATATTCGCCCCGGCGCGATCGATATTTCGGGTGATCCGAACGCCGCTGCGGTCAACGGCCACATCTCCTCCCGCGTCTTCATGGGAGAGATCGAGCAGCTCTCGATCCGCGTCCCCGGCCTTGCCGACGATCTGCGCGTTCGCAGCATGAAACGCGCCCCCGCAGGGCTGAGAGACGTCCGTCTTTCCGTCGATCCCAGTCGCGTACTGATATTTACCCAGGATTGA